A stretch of the Saccharolobus caldissimus genome encodes the following:
- the mvaD gene encoding diphosphomevalonate decarboxylase has protein sequence MLRRVTVIAPSNIAIIKYWGKRGDEKLNLPLNSSLSITLDEQLSVITRISLHDKDEIIINNRVLSANEMREYAGRVIQKFRSIASKDFHVKVESNAKFPINAGLASSAAGIAALTFGLNELLELNLPLKELSKIARLGSGSACRSMFGGFVIWERGVRDDGEDSYCYQLFPKDYWKELVDIIVIVSEEEKKVSSRRGMMRSVETSELMECRLKFIEKTFNEVIDAIRNKDEKKFYYYTMRHSNSMHAVILDSWPSFFYLNDISLKIMEWIQDFGKAAYTFDAGPNPHIFTTEKNVKEIMEFLSTLNVKRIIISRVGEGPKLLEWE, from the coding sequence ATGTTAAGACGAGTCACAGTTATAGCACCTTCAAACATTGCAATAATTAAATACTGGGGTAAAAGAGGAGACGAAAAATTAAATTTACCTCTTAATAGTTCTCTATCAATCACGTTAGATGAACAACTATCAGTAATAACAAGAATAAGTTTACACGATAAGGATGAGATAATAATAAACAATAGAGTCTTATCAGCGAATGAAATGAGAGAATACGCTGGGAGAGTAATTCAGAAATTTAGATCGATTGCAAGTAAAGACTTTCACGTTAAGGTAGAATCTAATGCTAAATTCCCCATTAATGCAGGGTTAGCCTCTTCTGCAGCGGGAATTGCAGCGCTAACTTTTGGGCTTAACGAGTTATTAGAGTTAAATCTTCCGTTAAAAGAACTTTCTAAAATAGCAAGATTGGGTTCTGGTAGTGCGTGTAGAAGCATGTTTGGTGGTTTTGTGATTTGGGAAAGGGGAGTTAGAGATGACGGGGAAGACTCCTATTGTTACCAATTGTTCCCTAAAGATTACTGGAAGGAGTTAGTTGATATTATAGTAATTGTAAGTGAAGAAGAAAAAAAAGTTTCATCAAGGAGAGGCATGATGCGATCAGTAGAAACTTCTGAACTTATGGAATGTAGACTTAAATTTATAGAAAAAACTTTCAATGAAGTTATAGACGCAATACGAAATAAAGATGAGAAGAAATTCTATTATTATACTATGAGACATAGTAATAGTATGCATGCGGTTATATTAGACAGTTGGCCCTCCTTCTTCTACCTTAATGACATATCACTAAAAATAATGGAATGGATTCAGGATTTCGGAAAAGCTGCATATACATTTGATGCAGGTCCGAATCCTCATATATTTACCACTGAAAAGAACGTTAAGGAAATAATGGAGTTCCTATCCACATTAAATGTAAAAAGGATAATAATCTCTAGAGTGGGAGAAGGACCTAAATTACTAGAGTGGGAGTAA